The proteins below are encoded in one region of Microbispora sp. NBC_01189:
- a CDS encoding GntR family transcriptional regulator encodes MASTMLLTLDLNDPRPLHEQVSAAIKRAITTGDVTPGDRLPPARDLAAALGVNANTVLRSLRELRDEGLLEFRRGRGVSVLRRPDGRAALRTRVRDLLDEAAHYGFGPGDVLAIVKELMEESP; translated from the coding sequence GTGGCTAGCACCATGTTGCTCACGCTCGATCTCAACGACCCACGTCCCCTGCACGAGCAGGTGAGCGCGGCCATCAAGCGCGCGATCACCACCGGGGACGTCACGCCCGGCGACCGGCTGCCGCCGGCCCGGGACCTGGCCGCCGCACTGGGGGTCAACGCCAACACGGTCCTGCGGTCGCTGCGCGAACTGCGGGACGAGGGCCTGCTGGAGTTCCGCCGGGGGCGCGGCGTGTCCGTGCTCCGGCGGCCCGACGGGCGTGCGGCGCTCCGGACCCGCGTTCGCGACCTGCTCGACGAGGCCGCCCACTACGGGTTCGGTCCCGGAGACGTTCTCGCCATCGTGAAGGAACTCATGGAGGAATCGCCATGA
- a CDS encoding CPBP family intramembrane glutamic endopeptidase: MIRRHADVLLFLLVAFGASWLIALPLWLGAVRLATPAFALVGGLMMLTPSLGVLAVRVLRRRGTPLKEWARTTGLTLGPDRGRTAALLVTALLGVPLLVAVALLISAAAGMMSLDFAGLSLFREQLGAALDRVPLEPPVLYAVQAVQAVLIAPFINAIPALGEEWGWRGWLLPRLLGDPAVTPLPAPGHVGAGNAGVTNTGTEVPGAGDGVAGERRGRRVWPALVLSGVIWGLWHAPLTLKGYNYPALGAWAAALFVGFCVVFGALLGWMRLRSRSVWPAAIAHGSLNAVSGLALLLGDADAPPNPALAGITGIVGWALLAVVVFVAFRLRPVSAPR; the protein is encoded by the coding sequence GTGATCCGGCGCCACGCCGATGTCCTGCTCTTCCTCCTCGTCGCGTTCGGGGCCTCGTGGCTGATCGCGCTGCCCCTCTGGCTGGGGGCCGTACGGCTCGCCACGCCGGCCTTCGCGCTGGTCGGGGGGCTTATGATGCTGACGCCCTCCCTCGGCGTACTGGCCGTGCGGGTCCTGCGGCGGCGCGGCACGCCGCTGAAGGAGTGGGCGCGGACGACCGGGCTCACGCTCGGACCGGACCGGGGAAGGACCGCCGCGCTCCTGGTGACGGCCCTGCTCGGCGTGCCGCTTCTCGTGGCCGTCGCCCTCCTGATCAGCGCCGCCGCCGGCATGATGAGCCTCGATTTCGCGGGGCTGAGCCTGTTCCGCGAGCAGCTGGGCGCGGCCCTCGACCGGGTGCCGCTGGAGCCGCCGGTCCTGTATGCCGTGCAGGCCGTGCAGGCCGTGCTGATCGCCCCGTTCATCAACGCGATCCCCGCGCTCGGGGAGGAGTGGGGCTGGCGGGGCTGGCTGCTGCCGCGCCTGCTCGGCGACCCCGCCGTCACGCCCCTGCCCGCCCCTGGGCACGTCGGCGCCGGGAACGCGGGGGTCACGAACACCGGCACCGAGGTTCCGGGCGCCGGGGACGGGGTCGCGGGGGAGCGGCGCGGACGCCGGGTGTGGCCCGCACTGGTGCTTTCCGGAGTGATCTGGGGTCTCTGGCACGCTCCCCTCACGCTGAAGGGATACAACTACCCGGCACTCGGCGCCTGGGCGGCCGCGCTGTTCGTCGGCTTCTGCGTCGTCTTCGGGGCGCTGCTCGGCTGGATGCGGCTGCGCTCGCGCAGCGTGTGGCCCGCGGCCATCGCACACGGCTCGTTGAACGCGGTGTCGGGCCTGGCGCTGCTCCTCGGCGACGCGGACGCCCCGCCGAACCCGGCGCTCGCCGGGATCACCGGGATCGTCGGCTGGGCGCTGCTCGCGGTCGTCGTCTTCGTCGCCTTCCGCCTGCGTCCGGTGTCCGCGCCGCGCTGA